The following are from one region of the Microbacterium sp. cx-55 genome:
- a CDS encoding aspartate kinase: MALIVQKYGGSSVADAESIKRVAKRIVDTRRAGHDVVVAVSAMGDTTDELLDLANQVAPIPAPRELDMLLSSGERISMALLAMAIHSMGFEARSFTGSQAGMITDATHGAARIVDVTPVRLREALDEGAIVIVAGFQGFNRDTRDITTLGRGGSDTTAVALAAALNADVCEIYSDVDGIFTADPRVVPKARKLSVVSTEEMLELAANGAKVLYIRAVEYARRHGVTIHARSTFSSSEGTYVLDQVKLAAQNPEGDPVEEPIVAGVATDLSQAKITVTGVPDVPGKAAEIFKIVAKSGANVDMIVQNVSAATTGRTDISFTLPTSDSGTALKALAAEQAEVGFAALVHDDQIGKLSVVGAGMRTHSGVSATLFEALSTAGINIEMISTSEIRISVVLRADDIAEAARIVHTAYGLDGDSDAVVHAGTGR; encoded by the coding sequence GTGGCGTTGATCGTGCAGAAGTACGGCGGGTCGTCGGTCGCCGACGCGGAAAGCATCAAGCGAGTCGCGAAGCGCATCGTCGACACCCGGCGTGCCGGGCACGACGTCGTTGTCGCGGTGAGCGCCATGGGCGACACGACCGACGAGCTGCTCGACCTCGCGAACCAGGTGGCGCCGATCCCCGCGCCCCGAGAGCTCGACATGCTGCTGTCGTCGGGGGAGCGCATCTCGATGGCGCTGCTCGCGATGGCCATCCACTCCATGGGTTTCGAGGCGCGCTCGTTCACCGGTAGCCAGGCCGGAATGATCACGGATGCCACGCACGGCGCCGCGCGGATCGTCGACGTCACCCCCGTGCGACTGCGCGAAGCGCTCGACGAAGGCGCGATCGTGATCGTCGCCGGGTTCCAGGGATTCAATCGCGACACTCGCGACATTACGACTCTCGGCCGCGGCGGATCCGACACGACCGCCGTCGCCCTCGCCGCCGCGCTGAACGCCGACGTCTGCGAGATCTACAGCGACGTCGACGGCATCTTCACCGCCGACCCGCGCGTCGTGCCCAAGGCCCGCAAACTCAGCGTCGTCTCGACCGAGGAGATGCTCGAGCTCGCCGCGAACGGCGCGAAGGTGCTCTACATCCGCGCGGTCGAGTACGCGCGGCGTCACGGTGTCACGATCCACGCGCGCTCGACGTTCAGTTCGAGCGAGGGCACCTACGTGCTCGACCAGGTAAAGCTTGCCGCGCAGAACCCCGAGGGAGACCCAGTGGAAGAGCCGATCGTCGCGGGAGTCGCGACCGACCTCAGCCAGGCGAAGATCACCGTCACCGGTGTGCCGGACGTTCCCGGGAAAGCCGCGGAGATCTTCAAGATCGTGGCGAAGTCCGGCGCGAACGTCGACATGATCGTGCAGAACGTCTCGGCGGCCACGACCGGCCGTACCGACATCTCGTTCACCCTGCCGACCTCCGATTCCGGGACGGCGCTGAAGGCCCTCGCCGCCGAGCAGGCCGAGGTGGGCTTCGCGGCTCTCGTGCACGACGACCAGATCGGCAAGCTGTCGGTCGTGGGCGCGGGCATGCGCACGCACTCCGGAGTGTCGGCGACGCTGTTCGAGGCGCTCAGCACGGCCGGCATCAACATCGAGATGATCTCGACCTCCGAGATCCGCATCTCGGTCGTGCTTCGTGCCGACGACATCGCCGAAGCCGCCCGGATCGTGCACACGGCCTACGGTCTCGACGGCGATTCCGACGCCGTCGTCCACGCCGGCACCGGTCGCTGA
- the recR gene encoding recombination mediator RecR, with the protein MYDGIVQDLIDEFGRLPGIGPKSAQRIAFHILQTPNFDVLHLSKLLGEVRDKVRFCEVCGNVSEQDRCSICRDPRRNETLICVVEDAKDVAAIERTREFKGLYHVLGGSISPIAGVGPDDLRIAQLMQRLADGTVQEVILATNPNLEGEATATYLSRLLTTLEIHVTRLASGLPVGGDLEYADEVTLGRAFEGRRTV; encoded by the coding sequence ATGTACGACGGCATCGTCCAGGATCTGATCGACGAGTTCGGGCGCCTGCCCGGCATCGGGCCGAAGTCCGCGCAGCGCATCGCGTTCCACATCCTGCAGACCCCGAACTTCGACGTGCTGCACCTGTCGAAGCTGCTCGGCGAGGTGCGCGACAAGGTGCGCTTCTGCGAAGTGTGCGGAAACGTCTCGGAGCAGGACCGCTGTTCCATCTGCCGCGACCCGCGGCGCAACGAGACCCTGATCTGCGTCGTCGAAGACGCGAAGGACGTCGCGGCGATCGAGCGCACGCGCGAGTTCAAGGGGCTCTACCACGTGCTCGGCGGGTCGATCAGCCCGATCGCCGGCGTCGGTCCTGACGATCTCCGCATCGCCCAGCTCATGCAGCGCCTCGCCGACGGCACGGTGCAAGAGGTCATCCTCGCGACGAACCCGAACCTCGAGGGAGAGGCGACCGCGACCTACCTCAGCCGCCTCCTCACCACGCTCGAGATCCATGTCACGCGGCTCGCGTCCGGGTTGCCGGTCGGCGGCGACCTCGAGTACGCCGACGAAGTGACGCTCGGCCGGGCGTTCGAAGGCCGCCGCACCGTCTGA
- a CDS encoding DNA polymerase III subunit gamma and tau encodes MTTALYRRYRPESFGEMIGQTQVTDPLMTALRGDRIGHAYLFSGPRGCGKTTSARILARCLNCAAGPTDTPCGTCDSCVELGRGGGGSLDVVEIDAASHNGVDDARDLRERAIFAPARDRFKIFILDEAHMVTPQGFNALLKLVEEPPAHVKFIFATTEPEKVIGTIRSRTHHYPFRLVPPAAMLEYVQTMCETEGVTVEPGVLPLVVRAGGGSPRDTLSLLDQLIAGSENSAVSYERAVALLGYTHAELLDEVVEAFGAKDAGAAFAAVDRVVQTGQDPRRFVEDLLERLRDLIVIAATGQGASAVLRGIPADDLERMARQATMVGTIRLSRTADIVIAALDEMTGATSPRLQLELMVARVLAHTAPAAEPLAVAAPAVPTRAVPAPAAPVAAAPAAVAPASVAPPAASAPPPSPAAAAPAERVPENSTAPAAAAEAPATPAEAPASADIPAGPITTQRMRDAWPEVLARLETISRSSWLIATVARVAALDGDILTLTFQSQGDVAAFKKRTAGSGPSEDLRQAIQGVLGIRVKYIARHDSDEPGGDGPGAPPAAPDVPPTGGREPNRAADAAPQASAPRTSPAAAPRSSAPVTEWAVASIPTDAPVEPSAPAGSASRAAASSPRTTIAAPRPEVIREAPAQFPVDDEPEDAASVAAGAAVTPARDGVVLPPAEVAPSIEPDEPDDPADEETFPIDAPVPPVIAPPVRAAAPTGVQRYGEAVVRQVLGARFVREETYERPTRFA; translated from the coding sequence GTGACCACCGCCCTTTATCGCCGCTACCGGCCCGAGTCCTTCGGCGAGATGATCGGTCAGACGCAGGTCACCGATCCGCTCATGACGGCCCTTCGCGGTGACCGCATCGGCCACGCGTACCTGTTCTCCGGTCCGCGCGGATGCGGCAAGACGACCTCGGCCCGCATCCTCGCCCGCTGCCTCAACTGCGCGGCCGGACCGACCGACACCCCGTGCGGCACCTGCGACAGCTGCGTCGAGCTCGGTCGCGGCGGCGGGGGCTCGCTCGACGTGGTCGAGATCGATGCCGCCAGCCACAACGGTGTCGACGACGCCCGCGACCTGCGCGAACGCGCGATCTTCGCTCCCGCCCGCGACCGGTTCAAGATCTTCATCCTCGACGAGGCGCACATGGTGACGCCGCAGGGGTTCAACGCCCTGCTCAAGCTCGTCGAAGAGCCGCCCGCGCACGTGAAGTTCATCTTCGCCACGACCGAGCCCGAGAAGGTCATCGGCACGATCCGCTCGCGCACCCACCATTACCCGTTCCGGCTCGTGCCGCCCGCGGCGATGCTGGAGTACGTCCAGACGATGTGCGAGACCGAGGGCGTCACGGTCGAGCCCGGTGTCCTCCCGCTCGTCGTGCGTGCCGGCGGCGGGTCGCCGCGCGACACCCTGTCTCTGCTCGACCAGCTGATCGCCGGGTCGGAGAATTCTGCCGTCAGCTACGAACGCGCGGTCGCCCTCCTCGGCTACACCCACGCCGAGCTCCTGGATGAGGTCGTCGAGGCGTTCGGCGCGAAAGACGCCGGAGCCGCCTTCGCCGCCGTCGACCGGGTCGTTCAGACCGGGCAGGATCCGCGTCGGTTCGTCGAAGACCTCCTGGAACGGTTGCGCGATCTGATCGTGATCGCCGCGACCGGCCAGGGCGCGTCGGCCGTGCTGCGCGGCATCCCCGCCGACGATCTCGAGCGCATGGCGCGTCAGGCGACGATGGTCGGTACCATCCGGCTGTCTCGCACCGCCGACATCGTCATCGCTGCCCTCGACGAGATGACCGGGGCGACGTCGCCGCGATTGCAGCTCGAACTCATGGTCGCGCGTGTGCTCGCGCACACGGCGCCGGCCGCCGAACCCCTGGCAGTGGCGGCTCCCGCCGTGCCGACCCGTGCGGTTCCGGCTCCGGCCGCTCCTGTTGCGGCTGCCCCGGCGGCGGTTGCGCCGGCTTCGGTTGCCCCTCCGGCCGCGTCGGCTCCGCCTCCGTCTCCCGCAGCGGCTGCTCCCGCGGAGCGCGTGCCCGAGAATTCCACCGCTCCCGCGGCCGCCGCCGAGGCGCCCGCGACGCCGGCGGAGGCCCCCGCATCCGCCGACATCCCCGCGGGTCCGATCACGACGCAGCGGATGCGCGACGCGTGGCCCGAGGTGCTCGCGCGCCTCGAGACGATCAGCCGTTCGTCGTGGCTCATCGCGACGGTGGCTCGGGTGGCCGCTCTCGACGGCGACATCCTTACGCTGACTTTCCAGAGCCAGGGCGACGTGGCGGCGTTCAAGAAGCGCACCGCGGGGTCCGGCCCGAGCGAAGACCTTCGTCAGGCCATCCAGGGTGTGCTCGGTATCCGCGTGAAGTACATCGCCCGTCACGACTCCGACGAGCCCGGCGGCGACGGGCCGGGTGCGCCCCCGGCGGCCCCCGACGTGCCGCCGACCGGAGGGCGCGAGCCGAACCGTGCGGCGGATGCGGCGCCGCAGGCGAGCGCCCCGCGCACATCGCCCGCGGCCGCGCCACGCTCGTCCGCCCCCGTCACCGAGTGGGCAGTCGCCTCCATCCCGACGGATGCCCCCGTCGAGCCTTCCGCGCCGGCCGGGTCCGCATCGCGGGCCGCGGCGTCCTCTCCGCGGACGACGATCGCCGCTCCCCGCCCCGAGGTCATCCGTGAGGCGCCGGCGCAGTTCCCGGTCGACGACGAGCCCGAAGATGCCGCATCCGTCGCTGCGGGCGCCGCGGTAACGCCCGCCCGCGACGGCGTCGTGCTGCCCCCGGCCGAGGTCGCCCCCTCAATCGAACCCGACGAACCCGATGACCCGGCCGACGAAGAGACCTTCCCGATCGATGCACCGGTGCCGCCCGTGATTGCGCCGCCGGTGCGCGCCGCCGCACCGACCGGCGTGCAGCGCTACGGCGAAGCGGTCGTCCGGCAGGTACTGGGCGCGCGGTTCGTGCGTGAAGAGACCTACGAACGCCCGACGAGGTTCGCCTGA
- a CDS encoding glycoside hydrolase family 65 protein, translating into MMDRDRFPVDPWRLIERSFDVDNTGVTETLFTVANGYLGLRGNHPEGRFAHEQGTFINGFHETFPIRHAEQAYGFAEVGQTIINAPDAKVMRVYVDDEPLSFDVADLLQYERTLDMRDGVLRRDLLWRTPSGKEVRINYERMVSFEEKHLAIMNLEVTVENADAPVTVSCQLINRQDGEDVYGGRPRGATKAGFDPRKTEKLNERVLQPREHWQDGERSVLSYEVTESGMTLAVAADHLIVTDNEYTARTLVQPDIAKNVFRVQAKAGVPIRITKLVSYHTSRGVPAEELVDRCRRTLDRARSEGVSVQFEKQRFWLDGFWERSDVRIAGHDDLQQATRWCLFQLAQATARADGQGVPAKGLSGSGYSGHYFWDTEIYVLPFLAYTTPQWARNALRMRVHMLPAARKRAFQLNEVGALFPWRTINGEEASAYYAAGTAQYHINADVSFALAKYVRATGDVEFLYREAVDIAVETARLWTTLGFWRDEMDGEDSFHIHGVTGPDEYTTVVNDNLFTNVMARFNLRFAARTVREMEFDAPEAYRHMVDRLGLDPDEPDVWERAADAMHIPFSPALGIHPQDAVFLEREVWDLEHTPAAQRPLLLHFHPLVIYRYQVLKQADVVLALFLQGNHFSDEEKLADFQYYDPLTTGDSTLSGVVQSILAAEVGYQDLALEYFLDSIYVDLADLHHNAADGVHVASAGGVWTSLVSGFGGMRDHFGELTFDPRLPESWPELSYPLAWHDTRLNITLRRDEMIVRADTGGEPVSFSVRGVPYTVDGGDEIVVPLATQGPVRAGRPTLRMFADVRREDGTLLSASVPSLTSSMPIITTPNAVVDPEASVDA; encoded by the coding sequence ATGATGGATCGAGACCGTTTCCCGGTCGACCCTTGGCGACTCATCGAACGATCGTTCGACGTCGACAACACGGGCGTCACCGAGACCCTCTTCACGGTGGCGAACGGCTACCTGGGTCTGCGCGGAAATCACCCGGAGGGCCGGTTCGCGCACGAGCAGGGCACCTTCATCAACGGGTTCCACGAGACGTTCCCGATCCGTCACGCGGAGCAGGCCTACGGCTTCGCGGAGGTCGGCCAGACCATCATCAACGCACCCGACGCGAAGGTCATGCGCGTCTACGTCGATGACGAGCCCCTCTCGTTCGATGTCGCCGACCTCCTGCAGTACGAGCGCACGCTCGACATGCGCGACGGAGTGCTGCGCCGCGATCTGCTGTGGCGCACCCCGTCGGGCAAAGAGGTGCGGATCAACTACGAGCGGATGGTGTCGTTCGAGGAGAAGCACCTCGCGATCATGAACCTCGAGGTCACGGTCGAGAACGCCGACGCTCCCGTCACGGTGAGCTGCCAGCTCATCAACCGGCAGGACGGCGAGGACGTCTACGGCGGTCGCCCCCGCGGGGCGACGAAGGCCGGGTTCGACCCGCGCAAGACTGAGAAGCTCAACGAGCGCGTGCTGCAGCCGCGCGAGCACTGGCAGGACGGCGAGCGGTCGGTGCTCAGCTACGAGGTGACCGAATCCGGAATGACGCTCGCCGTCGCCGCCGATCACCTCATCGTCACCGACAACGAGTACACCGCGCGCACTCTCGTGCAGCCCGACATCGCGAAGAACGTGTTCCGGGTGCAGGCCAAGGCCGGTGTCCCGATCCGCATCACCAAGCTGGTCAGCTACCACACCTCGCGCGGCGTGCCCGCGGAGGAGCTGGTCGACCGCTGCCGGCGCACGCTCGACCGCGCCCGCAGCGAGGGTGTCTCGGTGCAGTTCGAGAAGCAGCGCTTCTGGCTCGACGGGTTCTGGGAGCGCTCGGACGTGCGGATCGCCGGCCACGACGACCTGCAGCAGGCGACGCGCTGGTGCCTGTTCCAGCTCGCGCAGGCCACGGCCCGCGCCGACGGCCAGGGCGTTCCGGCGAAGGGCCTGTCGGGCTCGGGGTACAGCGGCCACTACTTCTGGGACACCGAGATCTACGTGCTCCCGTTCCTCGCGTACACGACGCCGCAGTGGGCTCGCAACGCGCTCCGGATGCGGGTGCACATGCTGCCCGCGGCACGCAAGCGCGCCTTCCAGCTCAACGAGGTCGGGGCACTGTTCCCGTGGCGGACGATCAACGGCGAGGAGGCGTCCGCGTACTACGCGGCCGGCACCGCGCAGTACCACATCAACGCCGACGTGAGCTTCGCGCTGGCGAAGTACGTGCGCGCCACGGGCGACGTCGAGTTCCTCTACCGCGAGGCCGTGGACATCGCGGTCGAGACGGCGCGGCTGTGGACGACCCTCGGATTCTGGCGCGATGAGATGGATGGCGAGGACTCGTTCCACATCCACGGCGTCACGGGCCCCGACGAGTACACGACGGTCGTCAACGACAACCTGTTCACGAACGTCATGGCCCGGTTCAACCTGCGCTTCGCCGCGCGAACGGTGCGCGAGATGGAGTTCGACGCGCCCGAGGCGTACCGGCACATGGTCGACCGGCTGGGGCTCGACCCCGACGAGCCGGACGTCTGGGAGCGTGCCGCCGACGCGATGCACATCCCGTTCAGCCCGGCGCTCGGCATCCATCCCCAGGACGCGGTATTCCTGGAGCGCGAGGTCTGGGACCTGGAGCACACCCCCGCTGCGCAGCGTCCGCTGCTCCTGCACTTCCACCCCCTCGTCATCTACCGCTACCAGGTGCTCAAGCAGGCCGACGTGGTGCTCGCGCTGTTCCTGCAGGGAAACCACTTCAGCGACGAGGAGAAACTCGCCGACTTCCAGTACTACGACCCGCTGACGACGGGAGATTCGACCCTGTCGGGCGTCGTGCAGTCGATCCTCGCGGCCGAGGTCGGGTATCAGGATCTGGCGTTGGAGTACTTCCTCGACTCGATCTACGTCGACCTCGCGGACCTGCACCACAACGCCGCCGACGGCGTGCACGTAGCCTCGGCCGGAGGTGTCTGGACGTCGCTCGTCAGCGGGTTCGGCGGCATGCGCGACCACTTCGGCGAGCTGACCTTCGACCCGCGCCTGCCCGAGTCGTGGCCGGAACTGTCGTATCCGCTGGCCTGGCACGACACCCGCCTGAACATCACGCTCCGCCGCGACGAGATGATCGTCCGCGCCGACACCGGCGGCGAACCGGTGTCGTTCTCGGTGAGGGGCGTGCCGTACACGGTCGACGGCGGCGATGAGATCGTCGTGCCGCTCGCGACGCAGGGGCCCGTGCGGGCCGGACGACCGACCCTCCGCATGTTCGCGGACGTCCGTCGCGAGGACGGCACGCTGCTGTCTGCCTCCGTGCCGAGTCTCACCTCGTCGATGCCGATCATCACCACACCGAACGCCGTCGTCGATCCGGAAGCCTCGGTCGACGCGTGA
- a CDS encoding HAD family hydrolase has product MTDLPDLARFDGVLFDLDGVLTPTAEVHMHAWQTMFEELFAAWEITPPYSESDYFEYLDGKKRYDGVASLLRSRDVEVPWGDPSDSPALDTICGIGNRKNEVFARVLRAEGIAPYPGSLALLDALIAKGVPVAVVSSSKNAEEVLTAAGIRDRFDVVMDGVIAERDGLASKPAPDVFVEGARMLGVDPARSAAVEDATSGARSASAGGFSLVVGVDRGVGADALRAAGADVVVDDLSAFVD; this is encoded by the coding sequence GTGACAGACCTGCCCGATCTCGCCCGCTTCGACGGCGTGCTCTTCGATCTCGACGGCGTACTGACGCCGACGGCAGAGGTGCACATGCACGCGTGGCAGACGATGTTCGAAGAGCTGTTCGCGGCGTGGGAGATCACCCCGCCCTACTCCGAGAGCGACTACTTCGAGTACCTCGACGGCAAGAAGCGCTACGACGGCGTGGCGAGCCTGCTGCGCTCGCGCGATGTCGAGGTGCCGTGGGGCGACCCGTCCGACTCGCCCGCCCTCGACACGATCTGCGGCATCGGCAACCGCAAGAACGAGGTCTTCGCTCGCGTGCTTCGCGCGGAGGGGATCGCCCCCTACCCCGGCTCGCTCGCGCTCCTCGACGCCCTCATCGCGAAGGGCGTGCCCGTGGCGGTGGTGTCGAGTTCGAAGAACGCCGAGGAAGTGCTGACCGCCGCCGGCATCCGCGACCGATTCGACGTCGTCATGGACGGGGTCATCGCCGAACGCGACGGCCTCGCCTCCAAGCCCGCCCCGGACGTGTTCGTCGAAGGCGCGCGGATGCTGGGCGTCGACCCGGCCCGGAGCGCCGCGGTCGAAGACGCCACGAGCGGTGCGCGTTCCGCATCCGCGGGCGGTTTCTCGCTCGTCGTGGGCGTGGACCGCGGCGTCGGCGCGGACGCGCTCCGTGCCGCCGGTGCCGACGTTGTCGTCGACGACCTGTCCGCGTTCGTAGACTGA